The proteins below are encoded in one region of Helianthus annuus cultivar XRQ/B chromosome 2, HanXRQr2.0-SUNRISE, whole genome shotgun sequence:
- the LOC110941350 gene encoding glycine-rich cell wall structural protein 2-like, which yields MDQNSFTNYIYFIPASSDRYWPQQGASLQRRRLSWRGARGYGGSDRSGGTDVNNVTVSGVAEGGGYGDGSCCGGVRWCIASGGGGGVAMGVSSVVASPWWMLTCIGGGCVSGCSSGGCNGGQH from the coding sequence ATGGATCAAAATAGTTTCAccaactatatttattttataccgGCTAGTAGTGACAGGTATTGGCCGCAACAAGGGGCATCCTTGCAGAGGAGGAGGTTATCATGGCGTGGAGCCAGAGGCTATGGTGGCAGTGACCGAAGCGGTGGGACCGACGTCAACAATGTCACCGTTAGTGGTGTTGCTGAAGGTGGTGGTTATGGTGATGGTAGTTGTTGTGGTGGCGTTAGATGGTGCATCgccagtggtggtggtggtggtgtcgCAATGGGGGTTTCGTCGGTTGTGGCTAGTCCTTGGTGGATGTTGACATGTATCGGTGGTGGGTGTGTCAGCGGATGCTCTAGTGGTGGTTGCAACGGTGGCCAACATTAG